The segment TATTTGAAAAGACTCATCGTCGCCCGATGATTTTACCTATTATTATGGAAGTTTAGTATTTGGAAAAGCCTATTAAAGGCCGCCGGATATTATAAGTGACTAGTTCACTTACTATATCAAGGCGGTCTATTTTTTTTGCATTACCTAATCATGTTCTCTGTGTATTATTTTATTGACAGTATCGCATACTATAAGTGCGTGTTCGAAGATCTCGTCCGGTTAACATGTAGCAAGAAGTTCCTGGCGCGACGGATTTGGGACTAAGAAGATTTCATAGATTGGAGTGATATAAATGAATGATAATGCGCAGCCACCTGGAATACCTGTGACAACACCAACAGCACCGATGCCGCAAACACCCATGCAGCCTTCTCCCAGACGCAAGCCAAAAAAATTAAAGGGGACGCCTAAAACTGCCAATATAAAAGAACTTGGCACTGTGGATGTTCCGGAGAATACCAGCAGCATACACTGTTTGACCATTATCGGGCAGGTAGAGGGCCATCTGGTAATGCCAGCTCAGAATAAAACCACCAAATATGAGCATGTTATTCCACAATTAATCGCTATCGAACAAAATGATAATATCGAAGGGGTTATAGTGATACTAAACACCGTAGGCGGTGATGTGGAGGCAGGTTTAGCAATTTCTGAAATGTTGGTAAGTTTATCTAAACCTACCGTATCTCTTGTCTTAGGTGGCGGGCACAGTATCGGGGTGCCAATCGCTACAGCTTCCGATTATTCGTTTATAGCAGAAACAGCTACAATGACTATTCATCCCATTCGGCTGACGGGGTTAGTTATCGGTGTACCCCAAACATATGAATATCTGGATAAAATGCAAGATAGGGTGGTTAGGTTTGTTACTGAACATTCAACGATTGGTGAAGAAAAGTTTCGGGAGTTAATGTTTACCACCGGGGAGTTAGCACGGGACATTGGTACTGTCTTAGTTGGCGAAGATGCTGTTAAATATGGCCTAATCAATGAAGTAGGTGGTTTAGCGGCATCAGTTAGTAAATTGAAGCAGCTAATTGAAGAGAAAAAGAACGGGAGGCACTAAGACATGAGCGTGTTGTATACTACAATGCCCTTGGAGTTGATGTTTCCTTCCGAAGAATCAACAAATCGGCAGTATGTTAAAAGGCAGGGCCGCTTGATGGAAGTGGAATTGGTAGATTATAATCAGGCGAAACTGGTAAGATTGTTTAGCACAGATCCTAACGATTACTTAAACGAACAGCTCCAACCGGGAGTTTTCGTCTAAAAACATCGGAATAACCGATGTTTTTTTCTTTGTTAAAAAGATAGTCAACTAATGGCGAAAGTGATATAATTTATAACGGCAATCATTAGAGACAACTTTGGAGGAGCGATGGCTTTTGCAATTAGTTTTTGGTTTGTTAGGCGGCTTGGCATTATTTATTTATGGTATGCAGAACATGGGAGAAGGCCTACAAAAATCAGCCGGCGATAAGATGCGGCGTATTTTGGAGATCCTTACTGGAGTTCCGATAATTGGTGTCATGGTTGGTGCATTGGTAACCGCAATCATTCAATCCAGCAGTGCAACTTCCGTGATGGTGGTAGGTTTTGTTAATGCCGGATTAATGACTTTAAAGCAGGCTGTTGGGGTTGTTATGGGAGCCAATATTGGCACAACCATTACTGCTCAGTTAATTGCATTTAAGTTAACTCATTACATTATGCCCATTATTGCCTTGGGCTTTGCTCTTAATTTCTTTGCAAAGAAGCGTGGCCTCAAGTACTTGGGACAAGTAATATTGGGCTTTGGTATTTTGCTGTTGGGCATGGATTTAATGAAAACGGCTATGTTGCCTTTGCGGGAGTTTCAGGGTTTTAGGGATTTTATGGCTAATTTTTCTCAGTACCCTTTGCTTGGGCTTGGGGTAGGCATATTTATGACTGTAGCTATTCAAAGCTCCAGTGCTACAATTGGTATTTTAATCGCCATGGCCAGTCAGGGACTGCTTCCATTGGATGCTGCTTTGCCTATTCTTTTGGGAGATAATATCGGGACTACCATTACGGCGTTGCTTGCTAGTATCGGTACTAATCTGACCGCTAAACGAGCCGCATTAGCACACATAATGTTTAATTTGGTGGGTAGTTTAATTTTTCTTTTAGGCATGGGCTTTTTTAAAGAATGGGTTTTGTCCATTTCGTCCAGTGATATTTCACATCAAATTGCCAATGCTCATACTTCTTTTAATATCATAAATACGTTATTATTCTTGCCTTTTGTTAATATATATGTAAAGTTTATCGAAAAAATCTTGCCTGGCGAGGTGGAGACAGAACAATTCGGCCCAGTTTTTTTAGACGAAAGAATGTTAAAAACGCCGGCTATTGCATTATCTTTGGCCAATAAAGAAATCGCCCGTATGGCTGAATTGGCTCAGCGCAATGTGACCGATGCCATGCAAGGCTTTTTTAAACAGGATGAGAGAATACTTAAGGATGTATTTGAAAGGGAAGATATCATTGATAATCTGGAAGAATCGATAACTACATATTTGGCCCAAATTGCCCAAAAAGGTATGGACCCGGCACTATCAAACCGCCATACAGGCCTGTTACACGCAATAAATGATATTGAAAGGGTTGGCGACCATGCCGAAAATATAGCACAAATGGCTATGGGACGTATAGAAGATACATTGCCGTTCACAGCACAAGCAACTGAGGAATTGCAGGAAATGAGCGCAATGGTACTGGAAACGTTTGCCAAGGCCATTGAGTCCTTAAAGAACGAAGATCAAGATGTTGCCCAAGAGGTAGTGCAGCTGGAGCGGAGCGTGGATGTAAGAGAAAAGCAGCTCCGGCGCAGCCATATTTCCAGGTTAAATCATGGGCAATGTTTTACTACTTCAGGAATAGTATTTTTAGACATTATCAGCAATTTGGAGCGCATTGGTGACCACTCCCATAATTTGGCTAACATTGTGTTGGGAGAAATTTAAAGTGGGAGAGATATAATAATGACTATCGTTGAGGCGTTCATATTAGGTGTTTTTCAAGGGATTACCGAGTTCCTTCCCATCAGTAGTTCCGGACACCTCGTCGTTATACAAGAATTTCTTAAAATTAATACGCCTGGGGTTACTTTTGAAGTATTACTTCACTTTGGCTCCCTGGTATCGGTGATAATATTTTTTCGCAAGGATATTTTTCATCTTATTACCCATCCCACGGACCGTTTTTTTTGGTTGATTGTGGTAGGTATAATTCCCACGGGAATTATAGGCGTGCTTTTTGAGGACCTTTTTGAAAGACTTTTTGGGTCGATAACTGTGGTTGCAATAATGCTGTTGGTAACAGGTTTAATACTATGGATAGCAGAAACTCTTGCTTCCGGAAAAAAAGATTCTGAGACAATGACCATTAAAGATGCTTTGATAATTGGTTTCGCTCAAGGTTTGGCCATTACGCCTGGGCTATCTCGATCAGGAAGCACCATCGCTGCTGCGCTCATTGTAGGGCTTGATAGAGACACCGCTGCACGGTATTCTTTTTTGGTAGTAATTCCCGTAATCTTTGGAGCGACCATGTTGAAGGTTGGAGATATGTTTTCAACGACATCGGTGGATTTCTTTCCAATCCAATACCTTGTAGGGACAATTACGGCTGGAATTACAGGGTATTTTGCAATCGCGGTGCTGTTAAAAGTATTAAATACCGGTCGTTTAAAGTTATTTAGTATTTATTGTTGGACTGTCGGTGGATTAATTCTCCTGACAAACCTTTTTTAAAACAGCGGAAACCCTGCCGAGGCGGGGTTTTTTAATGTATAGGAAAGTATGATTGTGACAATTTCCTTACATTAGGGTTGGTGAGAGGGTACGCCCGCTACGTTGCGGGGCGCCCTGTCCCACCAGATGTCGATGAAATCGCTTTTCTTGGTTATGGCCCTTTCGAATAATTAGAGTTTCACAAAGGAAAACAGCGGTTCATAGAGAACTTATCATTTGAGGTGAAAACCTATGGCTAGTTTATTTTCTCAAATCAAAGAAGAAATTAGATACGAAATTACTGGAATTATAATGGTTGGATTTGCAGTCCTTTCTGGTGTCAGTCTTTACACATCCGCAAACGGAGGATTTTATTCTGCCCATGCAGCAGGGGCAGTTGGTGAATTTTTAGTTAGAGTGTTAAAGGGCCTAGGCGGTGACGGTAAGGCGATACTTCCCATTTTTCTTGGCTTTCTCGGTTTGAAACTAATGATTGACCGTAAGATGTCAGCCGTGCCCCAAAAATTAATTGGAGTTATAATACTCTATATATCATTATTGGCTTTTTTTCATCAACCGTTTATTATTGAAGGAGAATATTTGTTGGCTTTAAAGCAGGGGTTGTCCGGTTTGGGTGGTGGAATTATCGGTGCATTACTTTCCGTTGCTTTATATGTCATGTTTGGTTCAGTTGGTTCCGATATTATTTTAGTAACGCTGCTGATTGTGGCATTGCTGTTGATAACCGATATGTCACTGGTAAGCATTGGTAAGAAGATCCTTTTGGTGCTCTCGCACAATTACGCGTTACTTCGTGAAAAACTTGTCGGATTTATTTTTACCGTAGTGGAGGAAGATGAGGAAAAGGTCCAATCACCAGAAAGTAATGGGCCGCGAACGCGATCAGTTAATACGAATCAACAACCAAAAATTGTCGACCATCGCGAAGATAGTGGGATGGAAGGTGAATTACCAGGGGAAATTGACTCCGTGGATCTAGGCGAGGCCGTGGTTAAACCTACTAAGGGAAAAGAAACTGACTTTAGAGAAGATAATTCTCACAGCTCAGCTGGTAATGCTGAGCCAGATGGGGATATAGAGGGGTTTGCTTTACCACCAATTTCCTTATTGCAAAGACCTATGCGGTTAAAAAATCCTCGTATGAACAAGGATATATCCGATAAAATAAAATTATTGGAAGAGACTCTTGAGAGTTTTGGTGTTAAGGTTAAAGTTACTCAGGTTAGCAGAGGGCCTGCTATTACTCGTTATGAAATGCAGCCGGCTCCCGGTGTTAAAGTGAGTAAGATTGTAAACCTTGCAGATGATATTGCTTTGAGTTTGGCGGCATCTGATGTGAGGATTGAAGCACCCATTCCCGGTAAAGCTGCCATCGGCATAGAGGTTCCCAATAAGGAGGTTGCTGCGGTTCATTTTCGCGAAGTGTTAGAGACCCAGGATTTCTCACAATCAGTTTCTAAACTGACTGTTGCCTTAGGTAAAGATATTGCAGGAAACCCAATCATCGCAGATTTGGGCAGAATGCCTCACTTATTGATAGCCGGGGCCACAGGCTCCGGGAAAAGCGTCTGTATGAATTCATTAATTGCCAGTTTGCTGTATAAATGTAAGCCAAACGAGTTAAAATTTTTAATGATAGACCCCAAAATGGTTGAGTTGACTGATTATAATGGTATCCCTCATTTATTGGCCCCAGTGGTTACTGATGCTAAAAGGTCAGCGACAGCATTACGATGGATAGTTAACGAAATGGAAAATCGTTATGAATTATTTGCCGGTGCGGGGGTAAAGGATATTGATAGATATAACCACCTTAAAGCAAAAGAAAGCCCGGATGAGACCGGACCCGCGCTGCCGTATATAGTTGTCTTAATTGACGAACTAGCGGACCTCATGATGGTAGCGCCAGCAGATGTGGAAGATGCGATCTGCCGTTTGGCTCAGATGGCTCGAGCTGCAGGTATTCATTTGGTGGTAGCGACTCAGAGACCTTCAGTAGATGTAATTACAGGTGTTATCAAAGCCAATATTCCTTCTAGGATTGCCTTTGCTGTTTCATCCCAGACAGATTCCCGAACCATTTTAGATATGGGTGGGGCCGAAAAACTTATGGGTAGGGGCGATATGTTGTTCTTTCCTACAGGGGCGCCCAAACCAGTACGAGTCCAAGGAGTATTCGTATCGGATAAAGAAATTAATTCAGTCGTCCAATATTTAAAAAAGCAGGGCACACCCCAATATCAGGAAAACTTATTTCAGCATGAGACGGAAAAAAAAGTTGTAGAAGAGGTGGAAGATGAGCTGCTGCCTGAAGCTGCGAAGCTGCTTATCGAAAGCGGTCAGGCTTCAATCTCCATGCTGCAGCGCCGGTTACGCATTGGTTATACTAGAGCAGCTAGATTAATAGATATTATGGAGGAAAAGGGTATAGTTGGAGGGTACGAGGGCAGTAAGCCTCGGTCAGTCTTAATGACATTGGATGAGTATTACCGCACATTTAAGCAGGAATAAATGCTTCAAAAATCAAATCTCCGGTACGAAAATATCAACTTAACTCCGTGCCGGGTTTTCTTTTACCAGTCATAAGGCATAAGTCTTTTGGGGGGCATAAGTTCTACTAAGACTTCCGCACCCGTAAAGGATATGCCGTTCGACTAAGCAAAACTACCAAGTCTCTCGCTGCCTACGTCTAAAGGTTCGGCGGGAGCCAAGTTTAATTTACCTTAAAGAGGATGTTCAAAAAGTCCATCGCAGGTGAGCGGCGAATTTCTGCGTTGCTCAGTCTTTGAGACTGCTCACGTACGCCACCAGTACGCTCCGCGTCTGAAAGCCTTCGCGCCTTGAACTTCTTGCTCCTGCTACAATGGACTTTTTGAACACGCACTTAAAAGCTAAATCACTGATATAATTAATTAAGTAGAAAGAGGTTGACAAATGAAGGAAATTACTGTGGAAGACGCGCTCGAATCTCATCACATATACGTGGACCTGCGTTCGCCTTCTGAATATGCTGAGGACCATCTGCCTGGTGCTGTTAATCTGCCGCTATTCAACGATGAAGAGCGCGCGAAGGTAGGAACCGTCTATAAGCAAGAAGGGTCGCTACAGGCAAAAAGGCTAGGGCTTGAATTTGTTTCGCTTAAATTGCCTCGGCTAATCAAGGAAATAAGTGACCAGACAAAAGGTGGGCCTGTGGTTATTTATTGTTGGCGGGGTGGGCTTCGTAGTAAGTCCGTCAGTAATGTCTTAGAGATTATGGGTGTCCCAACGCGTCGTTTACAAGGGGGATATAAAGCATTTCGTCGGCATGTAAACAATTACTTCCAAGAAACCATACCCTACAAAATGGTAGTTATTCATGGTTTTACTGGTACGGGAAAAACGGATATAATCAAAATTCTGCAATCGATGGATTATCCTGCAATCGATTTAGAAGGTTTAGCAAATAACAGGGGCTCGGTATTTGGTGAAGTGGGTTTGGGTGAACAACCTGCTCAGAAGCATTTCGAGACGAGGATATTTTCCCAATTGACTGAAATACCCGTTGGCAGCACTATCGTTGTGGAAGGGGAAAGTAAAAGAATAGGTAAAAACTTCATTCCGGAGTCCTTTTTTAATGCCATGAAAAAAGGAAAAAAAATAATGGTTCAAGACGACATCAACAACAGGGTGAAGAGAATAATTTCCGAGTATAGTAAAGACACGCAGGAAAATCGTGATGCTTTAATCCATTCACTATCGTTTTTAACTAAACGAATTGGAAAATCGAAAGTGGAACAACTTACCGAAATGGTAATAGCAGGAAATTATGCTCCGGTTGTAGAATATTTATTAAATAATTATTATGACCCGCTTTATGCACATCCGTTTAATAAATCAGACGAATTTGACATTATTATTAACGGCGCTAA is part of the Metallumcola ferriviriculae genome and harbors:
- the mnmH gene encoding tRNA 2-selenouridine(34) synthase MnmH, which gives rise to MKEITVEDALESHHIYVDLRSPSEYAEDHLPGAVNLPLFNDEERAKVGTVYKQEGSLQAKRLGLEFVSLKLPRLIKEISDQTKGGPVVIYCWRGGLRSKSVSNVLEIMGVPTRRLQGGYKAFRRHVNNYFQETIPYKMVVIHGFTGTGKTDIIKILQSMDYPAIDLEGLANNRGSVFGEVGLGEQPAQKHFETRIFSQLTEIPVGSTIVVEGESKRIGKNFIPESFFNAMKKGKKIMVQDDINNRVKRIISEYSKDTQENRDALIHSLSFLTKRIGKSKVEQLTEMVIAGNYAPVVEYLLNNYYDPLYAHPFNKSDEFDIIINGANPVFAANDVLRYLNYQ
- a CDS encoding Na/Pi cotransporter family protein; the encoded protein is MQLVFGLLGGLALFIYGMQNMGEGLQKSAGDKMRRILEILTGVPIIGVMVGALVTAIIQSSSATSVMVVGFVNAGLMTLKQAVGVVMGANIGTTITAQLIAFKLTHYIMPIIALGFALNFFAKKRGLKYLGQVILGFGILLLGMDLMKTAMLPLREFQGFRDFMANFSQYPLLGLGVGIFMTVAIQSSSATIGILIAMASQGLLPLDAALPILLGDNIGTTITALLASIGTNLTAKRAALAHIMFNLVGSLIFLLGMGFFKEWVLSISSSDISHQIANAHTSFNIINTLLFLPFVNIYVKFIEKILPGEVETEQFGPVFLDERMLKTPAIALSLANKEIARMAELAQRNVTDAMQGFFKQDERILKDVFEREDIIDNLEESITTYLAQIAQKGMDPALSNRHTGLLHAINDIERVGDHAENIAQMAMGRIEDTLPFTAQATEELQEMSAMVLETFAKAIESLKNEDQDVAQEVVQLERSVDVREKQLRRSHISRLNHGQCFTTSGIVFLDIISNLERIGDHSHNLANIVLGEI
- a CDS encoding ClpP family protease, whose protein sequence is MNDNAQPPGIPVTTPTAPMPQTPMQPSPRRKPKKLKGTPKTANIKELGTVDVPENTSSIHCLTIIGQVEGHLVMPAQNKTTKYEHVIPQLIAIEQNDNIEGVIVILNTVGGDVEAGLAISEMLVSLSKPTVSLVLGGGHSIGVPIATASDYSFIAETATMTIHPIRLTGLVIGVPQTYEYLDKMQDRVVRFVTEHSTIGEEKFRELMFTTGELARDIGTVLVGEDAVKYGLINEVGGLAASVSKLKQLIEEKKNGRH
- a CDS encoding FtsK/SpoIIIE family DNA translocase, whose protein sequence is MASLFSQIKEEIRYEITGIIMVGFAVLSGVSLYTSANGGFYSAHAAGAVGEFLVRVLKGLGGDGKAILPIFLGFLGLKLMIDRKMSAVPQKLIGVIILYISLLAFFHQPFIIEGEYLLALKQGLSGLGGGIIGALLSVALYVMFGSVGSDIILVTLLIVALLLITDMSLVSIGKKILLVLSHNYALLREKLVGFIFTVVEEDEEKVQSPESNGPRTRSVNTNQQPKIVDHREDSGMEGELPGEIDSVDLGEAVVKPTKGKETDFREDNSHSSAGNAEPDGDIEGFALPPISLLQRPMRLKNPRMNKDISDKIKLLEETLESFGVKVKVTQVSRGPAITRYEMQPAPGVKVSKIVNLADDIALSLAASDVRIEAPIPGKAAIGIEVPNKEVAAVHFREVLETQDFSQSVSKLTVALGKDIAGNPIIADLGRMPHLLIAGATGSGKSVCMNSLIASLLYKCKPNELKFLMIDPKMVELTDYNGIPHLLAPVVTDAKRSATALRWIVNEMENRYELFAGAGVKDIDRYNHLKAKESPDETGPALPYIVVLIDELADLMMVAPADVEDAICRLAQMARAAGIHLVVATQRPSVDVITGVIKANIPSRIAFAVSSQTDSRTILDMGGAEKLMGRGDMLFFPTGAPKPVRVQGVFVSDKEINSVVQYLKKQGTPQYQENLFQHETEKKVVEEVEDELLPEAAKLLIESGQASISMLQRRLRIGYTRAARLIDIMEEKGIVGGYEGSKPRSVLMTLDEYYRTFKQE
- a CDS encoding YlzJ-like family protein; translation: MSVLYTTMPLELMFPSEESTNRQYVKRQGRLMEVELVDYNQAKLVRLFSTDPNDYLNEQLQPGVFV
- the uppP gene encoding undecaprenyl-diphosphatase UppP; translated protein: MTIVEAFILGVFQGITEFLPISSSGHLVVIQEFLKINTPGVTFEVLLHFGSLVSVIIFFRKDIFHLITHPTDRFFWLIVVGIIPTGIIGVLFEDLFERLFGSITVVAIMLLVTGLILWIAETLASGKKDSETMTIKDALIIGFAQGLAITPGLSRSGSTIAAALIVGLDRDTAARYSFLVVIPVIFGATMLKVGDMFSTTSVDFFPIQYLVGTITAGITGYFAIAVLLKVLNTGRLKLFSIYCWTVGGLILLTNLF